One Glycine max cultivar Williams 82 chromosome 4, Glycine_max_v4.0, whole genome shotgun sequence DNA segment encodes these proteins:
- the LOC100805225 gene encoding uncharacterized protein translates to MAIIGDALRQAFMPKREYESLREEDKAWGKLQRPVTVASVAVIVLAIAVSTVISLKIVFPSSDGRRAFCVDRRLQPIQIGMKGGSDSDLFPGAFYLTDQEIADYYWMLVFIPSMIVFALSVVYLVAGMTVAYSAPNRHGCLKVVENNYCASRRGGVRCLSILNLIFAIVFGGLALFLGSTLLTLMSNCSKPLFWCYEIACWGLVVLYGGTAFFLRRKAATILDEGNFSGRNLGLEMLEASPLEVTPEVERRVNEGFKAWMGPSLLSSDEEDEPDSYDEAPHSTHTNLNRQRL, encoded by the exons ATGGCGATCATCGGCGACGCGCTTCGCCAGGCGTTCATGCCGAAGCGCGAGTACGAGAGCCTCAGAGAAGAAGACAAGGCGTGGGGCAAGCTTCAGAGGCCCGTGACGGTGGCTTCCGTTGCCGTCATCGTGCTCGCAATCGCCGTGTCCACTGTTATCAGTTTGAAAATCGTGTTTCCGAGTAGCGATGGAAGAAGAGCGTTTTGCGTCGATCGAAGGCTTCAACCTATTCAAATAGGTATGAAAGGCGGTTCCGATTCGGATCTGTTTCCTGGTGCTTTTTATCTCACGGACCAGGAGATTGCTGATTATTACTGGATGCTTGTGTTCATTCCCTCCATGATCGTTTTCGCGCTCTCCGTTGTATATCTCGTTGCTG GCATGACTGTTGCATATTCTGCTCCAAATAGGCATGGATGCTTGAAGgtggttgaaaataattattgtgcTTCGAGACGGG GAGGTGTTCGCTGTCTGTCCATCTTAAACCTTATCTTTGCTATCGTCTTTGGTGGTCTTGCCTTGTTTCTTGGTTCAACTCTCTTGACATTGATGAGCAACTGCTCTAAACCTCTGTTTTGGTGCTATGAAATTGCATGTTGGGGACTGGTTGTACTATATGGTGGTACTGCCTTCTTCTTGAGGAGAAAGGCAGCCACAATTCTTGACGAGGGAAATTTTAGTGGTCGAAATCTAGGGTTGGAAATGCTGGAAGCGAGCCCCCTGGAAGTCACACCAGAGGTGGAAAGGCGTGTTAATGAAGGGTTTAAGGCATGGATGGGTCCATCCCTTCTTTCTtctgatgaagaagatgaaccTGACAGCTATGATGAGGCACCTCATTCAACACATACTAACTTAAACAGGCAAAGACTCTGA